Proteins found in one Plasmodium gaboni strain SY75 chromosome 13, whole genome shotgun sequence genomic segment:
- a CDS encoding tyrosine kinase-like protein — MSEHSSGVSRKLFCNSDKLFYDNFKNLDDRLNLNNNFNENKYEEIHHKKYMRNNRRFKTEPPKNLYENEGDQSYSSFFHNILRSISKNIRNDDDNDDDDDNNNDNDYDNNIDDNNNDNNNNNTCCDISPCEGISKKMRSIHNKIHKDQPGGYYKNFLYNNKNSSKEKKINNICSSINKTQRTLKRIDTNINQTSNNMKYLKTVNSDIISDVFLKNNVKSLIVYDTGGIDIELIENENPEFLYHTYTGNIISNMYYEYDDSIKNKDTYKNEEKKDTINSSLSYRENYIFKRDYKLSYSYKNKDDNEKIKNNSSEKNNIMNNSSDMSSNSDSSKMLTNKKKENNINKNNNIYYNNQCDGNILYNDVNNNKINYNKSSVDNKYLCKDTCENTYKNISNKYDLQDYNTNSSTEKYYNIKNKNSLVNKNNKYIHNTSSERSKGYRSYSSISSIVSLNAYEKENRKKYYYIGETMNNIRNGWGMLIYNDRVIFEGEYKMNNAIGYFIKYNEYSTEIGYRSPISVKSVIIMSDNDNFIVQNRSENLDTSKSGNDQDGSDNWNIYNVEDDNNNDNNDSINNNDNIYNDDSINNNDHNIYNKHDYIYNNQNNDINWNNNKENPSSNKIDQINKNNCKINCNENINNLNINIPIYDNYSNPISNPSYHINLKCASKSLQNKDNKMISKHSKEENNCYINNDIIKNIKFSENTEEDEKKLKKFNNLTSYIRRNSKHKTSPARSINYLKPPVMNLIRNNIYFNRNAFCNNDSTCISTSNLHSSTKKKREHKTTHFLSPMNIIITSLDTDDEDNISDDNVKTDVINGCTQYEDERKKYEQNIKTDEEQSIETNIKDNDSRVLYQLNINKNNDRTNVSDIEKRDFKEYEEIYDNEEIKTDYSHNDNNIDNVKKVKSINIHDVNNKIYNENDMNNFDNPNNYNEHNNKFEKYINKKKGEEESTLNDDQNKLYINAFEKYKYLICENINNDNFVIKNNQITTFEKFIKNQEKFEINNKWRDTLNKIRKENHNMRQTMQPKINNYGLGKYVCSNNMEQIKKDNILNDRLLMGKIIKIKNEKNDIYNNIYNNINCDINNDLINNINSGDNNNNNNNNISSEYLNNNDKENIKFCNWDRNIFPTRLRGATFPETHDDRQKHCFLFIDDYLTSNENKFDIINENVKLRASDYNKWSVNMLYNFLKMIGLKKEAYLFKINKIRGYHILKLTDKELKKLNINNSYVRKFVLSVFRFLTNSIDNADPLSLNFNSNKKFSFNNIQNICNNQITILNKIGGGSYAQVFRAKYKTINVACKIFLYKPKHLSDENYCESYISTPRSSHRYIFPKINKNIYVENYKITDINKEKQNNENIISNNIHMNESNYIDHVSNVDDMNYIEEENQIENNNNNNNNNKFKNKKNNDINNSLDTLQRNKKIKKMANLEIFRYFPTPVKYRNYEAKILYSLQECKHVIKLIGVCSLREGEESLILQYCAGGSLEKYIYKDEKKKNSAYTKSLTRPKLVKIFQQVAEGMYNIHTNQCFHRDLKLSNILLDEYQNAVISDFGLSTNFSSNDSPTAYAIYGNIFYAAPEVLKGEGFFKESDVWSFAVSLWEALTKKIAYDGISASEVFCKISSGELFLPIPKDIPIELSQLLKSMLDYDFTKRPLFNVIAKKLEQIRIQAEDKLHLDIMSFFDG; from the coding sequence CTtaatttgaataataattttaatgagaataaatatgaagaaatacaccataagaaatatatgaGAAATAATCGGAGATTTAAAACGGAGCCTCCAAagaatttatatgaaaatgaaGGTGATCAATCTTATTCTTCCTTTTTTCATAACATACTTAGAAgtatatcaaaaaatataagaaatgatgatgataatgatgatgatgatgataataataatgataatgattatgataataatattgatgataataataatgataataataataataatacatgCTGTGATATATCCCCTTGTGAGGGAATCTCTAAAAAAATGAGATCGATTCATAACAAAATTCATAAAGACCAACCTGGAGGATATTacaaaaattttttatataataataaaaattcatctaaagagaaaaaaattaataatatttgttcttcaataaataaaactCAAAGAACATTAAAGAGAATAGATACTAATATAAACCAGACATCcaataatatgaaatatttaaaaactGTTAACAGTGATATTATATCAGATgtctttttaaaaaataatgttaaGAGTTTAATTGTTTATGACACAGGTGGTATAGACATTGAGCTCatagaaaatgaaaatcCAGAATTTCTATATCATACATATACAGgtaatataatatcaaatatgtattatgaatatgatgattctataaaaaataaagatacatataaaaatgaagaaaaaaaagatacAATTAATTCGTCCTTATCATATAgagaaaattatatatttaaaaggGACTATAAGTTGAGTTACtcttataaaaataaagatgataatgaaaaaataaaaaataattcctcagaaaaaaataatattatgaataattcTAGTGATATGAGTAGTAACAGTGATAGTAGTAAAATGttaacaaataaaaaaaaagaaaataatataaataaaaataataatatctattataataatcagTGTGATggtaatattttatataatgatgtaaataataataaaataaattataacaAAAGTAGTGtagataataaatatttgtGTAAAGACACATGTgaaaatacatataaaaatatatctaataaatatgatttACAAGATTATAATACAAATTCTTCTAcagaaaaatattataatattaaaaataaaaattccttagtaaataaaaataataaatatatacataatacATCATCTGAACGTAGTAAAGGTTATCGTTCTTATTCATCAATATCTAGTATTGTTTCTTTGAATGCttatgaaaaagaaaatagaaagaaatattattatataggAGAGActatgaataatataagaaatGGATGGGGTATgcttatatataatgatagAGTTATATTTGAAGGggaatataaaatgaataatgCTATAggatattttataaaatataatgaatattcAACAGAGATAGGATATCGAAGTCCTATAAGTGTAAAGTCTGTAATTATTATGAGTGATAATGACAATTTTATTGTTCAAAATAGGTCAGAAAATTTGGACACATCAAAAAGTGGGAATGACCAAGATGGTAGTGATAAttggaatatatataatgtggaagatgacaataataatgataataatgatagtattaataataatgataatatttataatgatgatagtattaataataatgatcataatatttataataagcatgattatatttataataatcaaaataatgatattaattggaataataataaagaaaacCCTTCTAGCAACAAAATTGATCAGattaataagaataattGTAAAATAAATTGTAATGAAAACATcaataatttaaatataaatatacctatttatgataattattcTAATCCTATAAGTAATCCTTCTTACcatattaatttaaaatgtGCAAGTAAATCattacaaaataaagataataaaatgatttCAAAACATAgtaaagaagaaaataactgttatataaataatgatataataaagaatataaaattttcaGAAAATACAGAAGAAGATgagaaaaaattaaaaaaatttaataatcTTACTAGTTATATTAGAAGAAATAGTAAACATAAAACATCACCTGCACGTTctataaattatttaaaacCACCTGTTATGAAtttaataagaaataatatttattttaatagAAATGCATTTTGTAATAATGATAGTACATGCATTTCTACATCTAATTTACATAGTAGTactaaaaaaaagagaGAACATAAAACTACTCATTTTTTAAGCCcaatgaatattataataacatcATTAGATACAGACGATGAAGATAATATTTCAGATGATAATGTAAAAACGGATGTTATAAATGGTTGCACACAATATGAAGATGAAAGAAAGAAATATGAAcagaatataaaaacagATGAGGAGCAATCTATTGaaacaaatattaaagatAATGATAGTAGGGTTTTATAtcaattaaatattaataaaaataatgatagAACTAATGTATCTGATATAGAAAAGAGGGATTTTAAAgaatatgaagaaatatatgataatgaagaaataaaaacaGATTATTCtcataatgataataatatagataatgTGAAAAAGGTGAAGtctataaatattcatgatgttaataataaaatatataatgaaaatgatatgAACAATTTTGATAACCctaataattataatgaacataataataaatttgaaaaatatattaacaaaaaaaagggAGAAGAAGAATCAACATTAAATGATgatcaaaataaattatatattaatgcatttgaaaaatataaatatcttatatgtgaaaatattaataatgataattttgttattaaaaataatcaaataACAACATTTGAAAAgtttataaaaaatcaagaaaaatttgaaataaataataaatggAGAGATACTCTTAATAAAATTAGAAAGGAGAATCATAATATGAGACAAACAATGCAACctaaaataaataattatggATTAGGTAAATATGTATgtagtaataatatggaacaaataaaaaaggataatatattgaatgATAGACTATTGATGGgtaaaattataaagataaaaaatgaaaagaatgatatatataataatatatataataatattaattgtgatataaataatgatcttattaataatattaatagtggtgataataataataataataataataatatatcttctgaatatttaaataataatgataaagaaaatataaaattttgtaattgggatagaaatatatttccaACAAGATTAAGAGGAGCTACATTTCCAGAGACACATGATGATAGACAAAAACattgttttttatttattgatgattatttaacatctaatgaaaataaatttgatattataaatgaaaatgtaaAATTAAGAGCTTctgattataataaatggtctgttaatatgttatataattttcttaaAATGATAGGTTTGAAAAAAGAAGCATActtatttaaaattaataaaattagaggatatcatatattaaaattaacAGATAAAGaattgaaaaaattaaatataaataatagtTATGTTCGAAAATTTGTACTTTCTGTTTTTCGATTTTTAACTAATTCGATAGATAACGCAGATCCTTTATCATTGAATTTTAATtctaataaaaaattttcatttaataatatacaaaatatatgtaataatcaaataactatattaaataaaattggAGGAGGTAGTTATGCTCAAGTTTTTCGTgcaaaatataaaacaatCAATGTTGCTTGTaaaattttcttatataaaCCTAAACATTTATCAGACGAAAATTATTGTGAAAGTTATATATCAACACCACGTTCTAGTCATAGGTATATATTTCcaaaaattaataaaaatatatatgtagaaaattataaaattacaGATATAAACAAggaaaaacaaaataatgaaaatattattagtaataatatacatatgaatGAATCGAATTATATAGACCATGTATCTAATGTAGATGATATGAATTATATTGAAGAAGAAAATCaaattgaaaataataataataataataataataataaatttaaaaataaaaaaaataatgatataaataattctttaGATACATTACAGAGaaataagaaaattaaaaaaatggCAAATTTGGAAATATTTCGTTATTTTCCAACACCAGTAAAATATCGAAATTATGAAGCcaaaattttatattcgCTACAAGAATGTAAACatgttataaaattaatagGTGTTTGTAGTTTAAGAGAAGGAGAAGAATCCTTAATACTTCAATATTGTGCAGGTGGGAGCttagaaaaatatatatataaagatgagaaaaaaaaaaattctgCATATACTAAATCTTTAACAAGACCCAAACTtgttaaaatatttcaacAAGTAGCTGAAGGaatgtataatattcataCTAATCAATGTTTCCATAGAGatttaaaattatcaaatatattattagatGAATATCAAAATGCAGTTATATCTGATTTTGGTTTATCTACTAATTTTTCATCAAATGATAGTCCAACAGCATATGCTATTTATggtaatatattttatgcTGCACCTGAAGTTTTAAAAGGAGAAggtttttttaaagaatcTGATGTATGGTCATTTGCTGTAAGTTTATGGGAAGCCTTAACTAAAAAAATTGCATATGATGGAATATCAGCATCAGAAGttttttgtaaaatatCATCAGGAGAATTATTCTTACCTATTCCAAAAGATATTCCTATCGAATTATCTCAACTTTTAAAAAGTATGTTAGATTATGATTTTACAAAAAGACCACTTTTTAATGTTATTgcaaaaaaattagaacAAATAAGAATTCAAGCCGAAGATAAATTACATTTGGATATTATGTCCTTTTTTGATGGctaa
- a CDS encoding putative cytidine and deoxycytidylate deaminase gives MVELSEEEAINYLNIALAEAEKSLQKELKEMPIFCLLINEEKKIISSSYNYTNESKNGSRHSELIAIDKYIYNENYEQMKNLNLIKCYNNNENSIEKSIRDYFVSLDEINNSELITNNYENINDKYMNKKDIYSNVNEKYSKIQERINNLKKCCIVVTCEPCIMCVYALKLVGIKNIYFCCLNERFGGCGSVLSLHKKYEDINVIYIEHPECSGKSINLMKAFYKAGNPSAPEEKRKRAIS, from the exons ATGGTTGAGCTTAGTGAAGAGGAAGctattaattatttaaatatagCATTAGCAGAA gCTGAAAAAAGTCTACAAAAAGAATTAAAGGAAATGCCTATATTTTGTctattaataaatgaagaaaagaaaattatatcatCCTCTTATAATTACACGAACGAATCAAAAAACGGTTCAAGGCATAGTGAATTGATTGCAattgataaatatatttataatgaaaattatgaacaaatgaaaaatttaaatttaataaaatgttataataataatgaaaattCAATTGAAAAGTCTATACGCGATTATTTTGTTTCTTTggatgaaataaataatagCGAATTGATAActaataattatgaaaatataaatgataaatatatgaataaaaaagatatatattcaaatgTGAACGAAAAATATAGTAAAATACAAGAAAGgataaataatttaaagAAATGTTGTATTGTTGTAACTTGCGAACCTTGTATTATGTGTGTATATGCATTAAAATTAGTAG gcataaaaaatatttactTTTGTTGTTTAAACGAGAGGTTTGGTGGTTGTGGCTCTGTGCTCTCATTGCATAAGAA ATATGAAGACATTAATGTCATTTATATAGAACATCCTGAATGTTCAGGAAAAAGTATTAACCTTATGAAAGCTTTTTATAAAGCTGGAAACCCATCAG caccggaagaaaaaagaaagagAGCTATATCATAA